The region CTGCTTGGCATCTACATCGGCGGCGCGCTGACCCTGTTCGGCCTGCGCGCCAACAGCATTTCCGAAGGCGAGCGTTTCAAGGTGACGAGCCGTGAGGGCGCGCTGGTGTTCAACAACGTAATGCTGAGCGCGATCCTCGGCATCGTGCTGCTCGGCACGCTCTACCCGCTGCTGACCGAGGCGTTCGACGTGCGCGTGTCGGTCGGGCCGCCCTATTTCAATCCGGTCGGCGCGATCTTTACCGTGCCCATGTTGCTCGTCATGGCGGTCGGCCCGCTGCTGCGCTGGCGGCAGGACAAGCTGTCGCGCATCCAGATGCCGCTTGCGGTGATCTTCGCGATCATGATCGCGGTGCTGGGACTGGTCGTCGTTCTCGGCTCCTATTCGCTGCTCGCCGACCTCGGCCTTGCGATTGCCGTCGGCCTTGCGGTGGCGAGCTTCCTGCCGCTTCGCGGGCGCAACCTCCTTCGCGTGCCGCTTGCCACATGGGGCATGGTGATCGCGCATTTCGGCCTCGCCGTCGCGCTGTTCGGCATGGCGAGCGAATCCGCTTTCACCAAGGAGCGCCTCGCCGCCATTTCGGCTGGCCAGAGCACCGAAGTCGGCCCGTGGCAGGTGACGCTAGAGGGTGTGCAGCCGGTCGCCGGTCCGAACTGGACGGCGCTCGAGGGGCAGCTTTCCGCTTCCTACGAAGGTGGCGAGCCGATCATGCTCAACCCGCAGGCGCGCAATTTCTGGGCGCCGCCGCAGGAAACCAGCGAAAGCGTGCTCGCGACCCGCTGGAACGGTCAGCTTTACGCGGTCATCGGTAACGAGGCGGGGCAGGGCCGCTGGCAGCTTCGCCTGTGGTGGAAGCCCTTCGTGACTTTCATCTGGTACGGCGGCCTGCTCGTCGCGCTCGGCGGCCTGCTGGCGCTGATCGGACGGGTCGCGACCGACCTCAAGCGTCGCCGCGTCATGCGCAGGAAAGAGCTTCACCAAGAGGAGGCTGTGGCATGAAGAAGCTCTGGCTCTGGATACCGCTCGGCCTGTTCCTGATGTTCTGCGGCGTGGCAGCCTACCAGCTGACGCAGCCGAAGGATGAATTCATCCCGAGCACGATGATCGGCAAGCCGCTGCCGCAGTTCGACCTGCGCGCCGCAAGCGGGGACCGGCCCGGCCTGACCACCGCCGACCTCGCCGACGGCAAGCCCAAGCTGCTCAACATCTGGGCGAGCTGGTGCGTGCCCTGCATCGCGGAGGCCCCGCATCTCGAGCGACTTCGCCAGAGCGGTGCGGAAATCGTCGGCGTGGCGATCCGCGACCGGCCGGAAGATGTCGCCCGCTTCCTCGATCAATACGGCAATCCCTACACGCGCATCGGCGCAGACGACCTCAGCGAAGTGCAGCTCGGCATCGGTTCGTCCGGCGTGCCGGAGACCTTCGTCATCGATGGCAAGGGCACCATCGTCTACCAGCACATCGGCGACGTTCGTGCGAGCGATGTCCCGGTCCTGCTCGCCAAGCTGCGGG is a window of Erythrobacter sp. HKB08 DNA encoding:
- a CDS encoding DsbE family thiol:disulfide interchange protein produces the protein MKKLWLWIPLGLFLMFCGVAAYQLTQPKDEFIPSTMIGKPLPQFDLRAASGDRPGLTTADLADGKPKLLNIWASWCVPCIAEAPHLERLRQSGAEIVGVAIRDRPEDVARFLDQYGNPYTRIGADDLSEVQLGIGSSGVPETFVIDGKGTIVYQHIGDVRASDVPVLLAKLREAGA
- a CDS encoding heme lyase CcmF/NrfE family subunit, with translation MIAELGLAALWLAGALSVLQLFAGVLAVRGHEDMAALVRPAAVVQGVLASISFLTLLYLFAITDLSVKLVATHSHSAKPLIFKLSGAWGNHEGSMLLWVTVMALAGGLIALIERRLSEKTMLATLAAQAFVGIGFYAFILLSSNPFERLPMPAAEGQGLNPLLQDIGLAFHPPTLYFGYVGLSVAFSFAVGALLTRSVTPDFARAMRPWILGAWIFLTLGITAGSYWAYYELGWGGWWFWDPVENASLMPWLAATALLHSVSVLASRDALRTWTIMLGVVAFSMSMLGTFLVRSGVLTSVHAFAVDPERGTFILILLGIYIGGALTLFGLRANSISEGERFKVTSREGALVFNNVMLSAILGIVLLGTLYPLLTEAFDVRVSVGPPYFNPVGAIFTVPMLLVMAVGPLLRWRQDKLSRIQMPLAVIFAIMIAVLGLVVVLGSYSLLADLGLAIAVGLAVASFLPLRGRNLLRVPLATWGMVIAHFGLAVALFGMASESAFTKERLAAISAGQSTEVGPWQVTLEGVQPVAGPNWTALEGQLSASYEGGEPIMLNPQARNFWAPPQETSESVLATRWNGQLYAVIGNEAGQGRWQLRLWWKPFVTFIWYGGLLVALGGLLALIGRVATDLKRRRVMRRKELHQEEAVA